TGGGTCCCGGGCTCGTGAGCGGCAGCGGGCAGGGGCCGGACGACGCCCTCGCGCCCGGCCCGCCGCCCGCACCGGCCCGCCGCCGGGGCCGCCCGGCCCGCGCCGCCGCCGAGGCCGGTCCCGGCGCCCGGGAACGGATTCTGGCCGCGGCCCGTACGCAGTTCGCCGAGCGCGGCTACGACACGACCTCGGTCCGGGGCATCGCCAAGGCGGCCGGGGTGGACGCGGCGCTGGTGCATCACTACTTCGGCACCAAGGAACAGGTCTTCGAGGCCGCCATCGAGCTGACCTTCGCGCCCGCGCTGACCATGCCGGAGGCCATCGCGGGCGGCGGTGAAGCGGTGGGCGAGCGGATGGCCCGCTTCATGTTCGGCATCTGGGAGAACCCGGTCAGCCGGCCGGCCCTGCTGGCGATCATGCGTTCGGCGCTGACCAACGAAAAGGCCGCGGCGGTGCTGCGCGGGCTCATCGAGCGGCGGATGCTGCAGCGGGTGGCGGGCGAACTGCACGTCCCCGACCCGCAGTTCCGGGTGCAACTGGCCGCCGGGCACCTCATCGGGATCGCCATGCTGCGCTATGTGATCAAGATGGACCCGGTCGCGTCGGCGGACCCGGAGGAGATCATCGCCATGGTCGCACCGACGCTCCAGCGGTATCTGACGCAGCCCTGACGGCCGATCTGACGCAGCCCCGGCAGGCGAGGCCGGGGGCGGCTCCGGCGACCGGGCGTGCCCCCCGGACCCGATACGGCCCCGACGCGTCCCTGACAACCGGCTCGGGGGCGGCCCCAGGTGCCCGAACGCCACCCCTCACCTGGAGAAACGGCGCGCACCCCACTGTCCGTACTACGGTCAGCCGTCTCACATCCCGGAGAGACTGTCCAGATCTTGGATCAGAGGCGTAATCTCGACGGGAGCTGATATATGACGCCGCCCGGTACGAGGCACCGCCGCACGGCAGGGCCCGGGTACCGGCACCGGCGGTCGTACGGACGTAATCCCGAGGGAGTGACCATCGTGCCCGAGCTGAGGTCCCGCACCGTTACCCATGGCCGCAACATGGCCGGCGCCCGAGCCCTTATGCAGGCCTCCGGCGTAGCGCGGGAGGACTTCGGCAAGCCGATCATCGCCGTCGCCAACAGCTTCACCGAGTTCGTGCCCGGCCACACCCACCTCCAGCCGGTCGGCCGGATCGTCTCCGAGGCGATCCACGAGGCCGGCGGCATCGCCCGCGAGTTCAACACCATCGCGGTCGACGACGGCATCGCCATGGGCCACGGCGGCATGCTCTACAGCCTGCCCTCCCGCGACCTGATCGCCGACTCCGTCGAGTACATGGTCGAGGCGCACTGCGCCGACGCGCTGATCTGCATCTCCAACTGCGACAAGATCACCCCGGGCATGCTGATGGCCGCGATGCGGCTCAACATCCCGACGGTCTTCGTCTCCGGCGGCCCGATGGAGTCCGGCAAGGCGACCCTCGTCGACGGCACGGTCCGCACCCTCGACCTGGTCGACGCGATCTCGGACGCCGTCAACGACAAGATCTCGGACGAGGACATCCTCCGCATCGAGGAGAACGCCTGTCCGACCTGCGGCTCCTGTTCCGGCATGTTCACCGCCAACTCCATGAACTGCCTGACCGAGGCCATCGGCCTCTCGCTGCCCGGCAACGGCTCGACGCTGGCCACCCACACCGCCCGCAAGGCGCTGTACGAGACCGCCGGCCGCACCGTCGTCGAGATCACCAAGCGGCACTACGACGAGGACGACCACACCGTCCTGCCGCGCAACATCGGCACCCGCGCCGCCTTCGAGAACGCCATGGCCCTGGACATCGCCATGGGCGGCTCGACGAACACGATCCTGCACCTGCTCGCCGCGGCCCAGGAAGCCGGTCTCGACTTCGACCTGGAGGACATCAACGCGGTCTCCCGCCGGGTGCCCTGCCTGGCCAAGGTCGCCCCGAACGTCGCGCCGGGCGGCACGTACTACATGGAGGACGTGCACCGGGCCGGCGGCATCCCCGCCATCCTCGGCGAGCTGTGGCGCGCCGGACTCCTCAACGAGGACGTGCACACCGTGCACAGCGCCTCGATCGAGGAATGGCTCAAGACCTGGGACGTGCGCGGCGGTTCCCCGTCCGACGTGGCCGTCGAGCTGTGGCACGCGGCCCCCGGCTGCAAGCGCTCGGCGACCGCCTTCTCCCAGTCCGAGCGCTGGGACAGCCTCGACGTGGACGCCGAGGGCGGCTGCATCCGCGACCTGGCACACGCCTACTCCGTCGACGGCGGCCTGGCGGTCCTCAAGGGCAACCTCGCCGAGGACGGCTGCGTCGTGAAGACCGCCGGCGTCGACGAGTCCATCTGGACCTTCGAGGGCCCGGCCGTGGTCTGCGAATCGCAGGAAGAGGCCGTCGACAAGATCCTCAAGAAGCAGGTCAAGGAGGGCGACGTCGTCGTCATCCGCTACGAGGGCCCCAAGGGCGGCCCCGGCATGCAGGAAATGCTCTACCCGACGTCCTTCCTCAAGGGCCGCGGCCTGGGCAAGACCTGCGCCCTGGTCACCGACGGCCGCTTCTCCGGCGGCACCTCCGGCCTCTCCATCGGCCACGCCTCCCCCGAGGCGGCCTCCGGCGGCACCATCGCCCTCGTCGAGGACGGCGACCGCATCAAGATCGACATCCCGAACCGCACCATCGAACTCCTCGTCGGTGAGGTCGAGCTGGAGTCCCGCCGGCTGGCCCTCGAAGGCGTCTACGCGCCGAAGAACCGCGAGCGCAAGGTCTCCCAGGCGCTGCGCGCGTACGCGGCCATGGCCACCAGCGCCGACAAGGGCGCGGTGCGCGATGTGAGCAAGCTGGGCTGACCCGGGCCCGGGGCGCACCCGGCACGGCAGGGCAAGACGCAGGACACCGCACGGTGCCGGCGGTCGCGGGATACGACCGCCGGCACCGTGCTTCGCTC
This portion of the Streptomyces sp. 2114.4 genome encodes:
- a CDS encoding TetR family transcriptional regulator, which codes for MSGSGQGPDDALAPGPPPAPARRRGRPARAAAEAGPGARERILAAARTQFAERGYDTTSVRGIAKAAGVDAALVHHYFGTKEQVFEAAIELTFAPALTMPEAIAGGGEAVGERMARFMFGIWENPVSRPALLAIMRSALTNEKAAAVLRGLIERRMLQRVAGELHVPDPQFRVQLAAGHLIGIAMLRYVIKMDPVASADPEEIIAMVAPTLQRYLTQP
- the ilvD gene encoding dihydroxy-acid dehydratase; translated protein: MPELRSRTVTHGRNMAGARALMQASGVAREDFGKPIIAVANSFTEFVPGHTHLQPVGRIVSEAIHEAGGIAREFNTIAVDDGIAMGHGGMLYSLPSRDLIADSVEYMVEAHCADALICISNCDKITPGMLMAAMRLNIPTVFVSGGPMESGKATLVDGTVRTLDLVDAISDAVNDKISDEDILRIEENACPTCGSCSGMFTANSMNCLTEAIGLSLPGNGSTLATHTARKALYETAGRTVVEITKRHYDEDDHTVLPRNIGTRAAFENAMALDIAMGGSTNTILHLLAAAQEAGLDFDLEDINAVSRRVPCLAKVAPNVAPGGTYYMEDVHRAGGIPAILGELWRAGLLNEDVHTVHSASIEEWLKTWDVRGGSPSDVAVELWHAAPGCKRSATAFSQSERWDSLDVDAEGGCIRDLAHAYSVDGGLAVLKGNLAEDGCVVKTAGVDESIWTFEGPAVVCESQEEAVDKILKKQVKEGDVVVIRYEGPKGGPGMQEMLYPTSFLKGRGLGKTCALVTDGRFSGGTSGLSIGHASPEAASGGTIALVEDGDRIKIDIPNRTIELLVGEVELESRRLALEGVYAPKNRERKVSQALRAYAAMATSADKGAVRDVSKLG